DNA from Ignavibacteriales bacterium:
TTCTTACTATCCTGACTTTTACTCATTACTTTCTCCGTTTAATTTAGTTTTAAATTACTTCGGCCGTACTATAGTCATAAATAAACTTGATAAACAGTGCTAAAAAAATAAATAGTTGACAAGAACTGATTGGTGAAAGGTGCTGAAAAGATAATGATTGGGTTTTGTTTGTCCTCATTTCCTTTGTTTTACTGTTTGTTATCATATCAAAGAGAGTTGTTTTTTATTCTTGCTGGCTAACAATCCTTTAAGTAGATTTAATTCCATAACTAATAGATTCCAAAGAATTACTTAAAGTTTTTAACGATCATTTCGATATAAATATTTATTGATGCCTAATAGTCAGTGAATTGCGTTAAATAAAAACAAACCCTAACCTCAAAGGCTAAGTATGAAAAGAAATAAATTTATTGTCTCACTTATGGCTTTAGCGGCAGCACCAACATTTTTGTTTTCACAAATTCAGAAAGGATTATTCAAAATGGGCAAAGGGTTTAAAATAAATGCCGGCGAAGGAAGAATACACGGGCATATAAAATTAAAAGGAGTAAACTCCAACATACTGGATGTTAAGGTATCCGGAAGCGATACAAATGGAGAACTTGCAATATTTGAACAAACTTCGCTCTCTCAAGGAAGAGGAACTCCATTGCACATTCACAATTCGCAGGATGAAGTTTTTTTTGTTATGGAAGGTGCATATTACTTTCAGGTTGGTGAAAAAAAACACAATTTGACAGTTGGTGACAGTATTTTTTTACCACGAAAAGTTGCCCATGCCTGGACGCAAGTTTCTGAAAAAGGTAAAATGACTGTGATTTTACAACCCGCCGGAAAGCTTGAAGACTTTTTTGTTACGATGTCTGGGCTTGATCATGAACCATCACAAAGTGAAATAGCAAAAATGTTTGCAGACAATGATATGCAGATTGTTGGCCCACCGCTTAAATTAGATTAATAATTGATTTTGGAAATATTTAAATAAGAAATAAAAGATTGAAGAAATAACTGTAATATTTCCAAAATCATTTCATATTTTCGCAACAGAAAAATCAAATCGTCAATCCGTTAAGAGAACAAAAATATATCTTTAAATAAAATTCTTATGAATTTTATCATAAAAAAAATATCATACGTAATTAATATATTTCGTTTAGCCCTTGCAGGTAACGATACAAATATTCTGCAGGGCAACATTAACCGCGCAATTATTCTGCTTGCCATTCCAATGACACTTGAAATGATAATGGAATCCATGTTCGCGATCGTGGATATTTTTTTTGTTAGCAAGATTGGTGTAAACGCGATTGCTGTTGTTGGGTTAACCGAATCAATGTTAACAATTACGTATTCGCTTGGCTGGGGCCTAGCAATGGGCACAACCGCAATGATTGCGCGTAGAGTGGGAGAAAACGATAACGATGGAGCATCCGTTGCAGCAGTACAGTCGATTTATCTTGCATTAATAATCTCTATACCAATAATGTTTACAGGCATTTTCTTTTCAGTCGATTTGTTAAGATTGATGGGCGCATCAGCAGATGTAATTGCACAGGGCTCAGCTTACACAAAACTTTCACTCACATTCAATCTTATTGTTATACTTTTATTTCTTATCAATGGTATTTTCCGCGGGGCAGGGGATGCAGCGCTTGCAATGAGATCGTTATGGGTTGCAAATACTTTAAATATAATACTTGACCCGCTTTTTATTTTTGGTATTGCATTCTTTCCGGAACTTGGTGTTAAAGGTGCCGCAGTCGCAACAATCATTGGAAGATCAACCGGAATACTTTACCAGCTTTATCATCTTAAGAAAGGGAAAGGATTAATAAAAGTTCACAAAGACAACTGGCAATTTAAACCAGAAGTTATTTTGAAACTTGTAAAACTCTCTGCGGGCGTTACAGCCCAATTTATCATAGGTTCTGCAAGCTGGATATTTTTAATGCGGATCATCTCCGCTTTTGGCAGTACAGCACTTGCGGGATATACAATTGCAATACGAATTGTGATTTTTACTTTAATGCCTGCCTGGGGGTTTTCAAACGCCGCCGCAACAATGGTTGGACAGAATCTCGGGGCCAATCAGCCAGAGCGTGCTGAAAAAGCTGTTTGGCGCACAGGTTTTTTTAATATGATTTTTATGGGAACTGTAATGATTATCTTTTTTCTTTTTGGTAATAACATTTCTTCTTTTTTTACAAACGAAAAAGAAGTAATAGATAATGCATCAAAATGTCTAAATATTTTTGCAATTGGTTATTTGTTTTACGCATTTGGAATGGTTTTAGTTCAATCGTTTAACGGTGCAGGCGATACAAAAACACCAACAATAATGAATCTATTTATTTATTGGGTGCTCCAGATTCCGCTTGCATATACGCTTGCAATACATCTTGGCTTTGGCGCAGAAGGAGCTTACTACTCAATTGTAATTTCAGAATCTGTTTTTTCTATAGTGGGCTATTTTTTATTTAAAAAAGGGAAGTGGAAAACAATTAAAGTATAAATTGCGGAGGCACAGTTCTATATGCCTCTGCAATACAACAAATTTATTTCATTAAAATCATCTTCTTAGTTTCAACAAAATCATTACTTTCTAATCTATAGATATATGTTCCGCTCGATAGTTCTGAGGCATCAAAAGTGATGTTATAATATCCAGCTTCATACATTTCTTCTGAAATTGTTTTAACTAACTCACCAAGCATATTGTAGATGTTTATTTTTAATTGCGTCTGAACAGGCAATGAAAATCTTATTGTTGTGCTGGGATTAAATGGGTTAGGATAGTTCTGTGACAATTCAAACTGTTGTGGTACAACTTCAACTTCAATAATATCAGAATATTCAAACTGCCCATCATTATCTATTTGTTTTAACCTATAGAGAAACTTGCTTCCGCCGCTAATATTTTTGTCTGTAAATGAGTATTCTTTATCAGAGCTTGAATTACCACTCCCGGAAACAAAACCGATCTTATCCCACTCTTGGCGCTCAGCACTTAGCGCACAGCGTTCAACATCGAATCCAAAATTATTTATTTCAGTTGCTGTCTGCCAGTTAAGAGTTACATTATTGTGTTTGGCCACAACAGTAAAAGAAGTAAGTTCAACTGGTAATGGTTCTTCATCAGGATTTATTGCATTTATAATAACCTGATTTGAGTTCCAGGGTGTTACCGGACCAAGCGCAAATACCTGAGTCGTTACTCCAGTGCCCGTTGTCTTC
Protein-coding regions in this window:
- a CDS encoding cupin domain-containing protein, whose translation is MKRNKFIVSLMALAAAPTFLFSQIQKGLFKMGKGFKINAGEGRIHGHIKLKGVNSNILDVKVSGSDTNGELAIFEQTSLSQGRGTPLHIHNSQDEVFFVMEGAYYFQVGEKKHNLTVGDSIFLPRKVAHAWTQVSEKGKMTVILQPAGKLEDFFVTMSGLDHEPSQSEIAKMFADNDMQIVGPPLKLD
- a CDS encoding MATE family efflux transporter, translating into MNFIIKKISYVINIFRLALAGNDTNILQGNINRAIILLAIPMTLEMIMESMFAIVDIFFVSKIGVNAIAVVGLTESMLTITYSLGWGLAMGTTAMIARRVGENDNDGASVAAVQSIYLALIISIPIMFTGIFFSVDLLRLMGASADVIAQGSAYTKLSLTFNLIVILLFLINGIFRGAGDAALAMRSLWVANTLNIILDPLFIFGIAFFPELGVKGAAVATIIGRSTGILYQLYHLKKGKGLIKVHKDNWQFKPEVILKLVKLSAGVTAQFIIGSASWIFLMRIISAFGSTALAGYTIAIRIVIFTLMPAWGFSNAAATMVGQNLGANQPERAEKAVWRTGFFNMIFMGTVMIIFFLFGNNISSFFTNEKEVIDNASKCLNIFAIGYLFYAFGMVLVQSFNGAGDTKTPTIMNLFIYWVLQIPLAYTLAIHLGFGAEGAYYSIVISESVFSIVGYFLFKKGKWKTIKV
- a CDS encoding T9SS type A sorting domain-containing protein, producing the protein MNKIFLILILLGSLTFAQVSADLTIENQQVVGTDFLFDIYLTRTGTNDLYLGTSDFVLTFNAAAFTNPALVRESSAFWNLTSTSGNPVGSTYRLATSPAPISGNEIIINLNQISFGDQSEFDDFVARINNTSNTHRMGRYRVSGINNSSAFMNLQWKTTGTGVTTQVFALGPVTPWNSNQVIINAINPDEEPLPVELTSFTVVAKHNNVTLNWQTATEINNFGFDVERCALSAERQEWDKIGFVSGSGNSSSDKEYSFTDKNISGGSKFLYRLKQIDNDGQFEYSDIIEVEVVPQQFELSQNYPNPFNPSTTIRFSLPVQTQLKINIYNMLGELVKTISEEMYEAGYYNITFDASELSSGTYIYRLESNDFVETKKMILMK